The Coffea arabica cultivar ET-39 chromosome 1e, Coffea Arabica ET-39 HiFi, whole genome shotgun sequence genome has a window encoding:
- the LOC113702134 gene encoding uncharacterized protein, producing MNFGFLSNMNIPWFNSQSSENMASTVLSSGVGVKPNKQMASFDIKFFGWSLLSLIPWTINSKQKIQMPTTVNKELKKHAKPNYGAKSLNQYSAIRFRPYVSKVPWHTGIRAILSQLFPRYGHYCGPNWSSGKNGGSPIWDKRPIDWLDFCCYCHDIGYDTHNQAELLKADLAFLECVEKPNMSNRGDPCIANLYRTMCISGLRSVLIPYRQHLLKLQAGQLTVNFGWLDDLKLRGWNLQKDLMRDLSLFSKGWLRNMKWKGWNLDKV from the exons ATGAATTTTGGATTTCTGAGCAATATGAATATCCCCTGGTTCAACTCccaatctagtgaaaatatggcATCAACTGTCCTTTCAAGTGGTGTAGGTGTGAAGCCTAACAAACAAATGGCTTCTTTTGATATAAAGTTCTTTGGTTGGTCTCTACTTTCACTTATCCCTTGGACTATCAATAGCAAACAGAAAATTCAAATGCCAACTACCGTCAATAAGGAGTTGAAAAAGCATGCAAAACCAAACTATGGTGCTAAATCCTTAAACCAATATTCAGCTATACGCTTCAGACCATATGTTTCCAAAGTCCCGTGGCATACAGGTATAAGAGCTATTCTTTCTCAGCTTTTTCCACGCTATGGGCATTATTGTGGACCAAATTGGTCAAGTGGGAAAAATGGAGGGTCACCTATTTGGGATAAACGGCCGATTGATTGGTTAGATTTTTGCTGCTACTGTCATGACATTGGATACGACACTCACAACCAAGCTGAGCTTCTGAAGGCAGATTTAGCATTCCTCGAGTGTGTGGAGAAGCCTAACATGAGTAATAGGGGAGATCCGTGCATTGCTAACCTTTATAGGACAATGTGCATTTCAG GTCTTAGGAGTGTACTGATACCTTACAGACAGCACCTTTTGAAGCTCCAAGCAGGACAGTTAACTGTTAATTTTGGATGGCTAGATGATTTGAAATTGAGAGGATGGAACTTGCAGAAAGATTTGATGAGAGATTTGTCTTTGTTTTCAAAAGGATGGTTAAGAAATATGAAATGGAAAGGCTGGAACCTGGACAAAGTCTGA